The following are encoded in a window of Psilocybe cubensis strain MGC-MH-2018 chromosome 4, whole genome shotgun sequence genomic DNA:
- a CDS encoding Psilocybin synthase, protein MHVRNPYRIPPDFTQLSESYPKLKQHLIHDPKTGKPTIDFKDETAQRRLTEAIMQRDFGVTLDIPSTRLCPPIVTYRLNYALWIQDIVRAHEDVLGSHSRARPIRGIDIGTGSTAIYPILICKLEATWEMVATEIDYESYESARRNISNNNMQSRIHVEKASPDQSILFPLEDDRTFEFTMCNPPFYGSAAEVVQSAEAKEFPPNAVCTGADIEMIYPHGGEEGFVMKILDESERFMTRCKWYTSMLGKMSSVATIVEVLRQRSITNYAVTEFVQGQTRRWAIAWSFADTRLPDTMARIQSISPKHALYPCMPPKNTLVQAFPGPATHLVSTKLIETLHGIEGVSYTTTSLNSFFVEARQNTWSRSARRSRANKNSSKKPDPASLDADDILSGSQPALTCSCRVLADTAHADPVNVVENQWIFGNDRALFESFVGHVSRKVGMGLRGVK, encoded by the exons ATGCATGTCCGCAATCCTTATCGTATTCCACCGGACTTTACACAGCTATCAGAATCATACCCCAAACTCAAACAACA TCTGATACATGATCCTAAAACTGGAAAACCAACCATCGATTTCAAAGATGAGACTGCTCAAAG ACGCCTCACCGAAGCCATCATGCAGCGCGACTTCGGTGTCACCTTAGACATCCCATCCACGCGGTTGTGCCCGCCG ATAGTCACTTATAGGCTTAATTACGCATTGTGGATTCAAGACATTGTACGAGCTCACGAAGATGTGCTTGGATCGCATTCGCGCGCACGACCAATTCGTGGAATCGACAT AGGGACTGGGTCGACAGCTATATATCCCATTCTGATATGCAAATTGGAAGCTACTTGGGAAATGGTGGCGACAG AAATCGACTACGAGTCGTATGAGTCTGCTCGACGTAACATATCAAACAATAATATGCAATCTCGAATACACGTCGAAAAGGCTtctccagaccagtctattcTCTTCCCTCTTGAGGATGATCGTACTTTTGAATTCACGATGTGTAACCCGCCGTTCTACGGGAGTGCCGCCGAAGTTGTACAGTCTGCTGAAGCAAAGGAGTTTCCTCCCAATGCTGTTTGTACAGGAGCAGACATTGAGATGATATATCCGCATGGCGGGGAAGAAGGGTTCGTGATGAAGATCTTGGATGAAAGCGAACGATTTATGACTAGATGCAA ATGGTATACATCGATGCTAGGCAAGATGTCGTCTGTAGCTACTATCGTAGAAGTGCTGCGTCAGCGTTCG ATAACGAACTACGCCGTCACTGAATTTGTGCAAGGCCAAACGCGCCGCTGGGCGATTGCCTGGTCATTCGCAGATACTCGACTGCCAGAC ACAATGGCTCGCATTCAATCAATATCACCCAAGCATGCTCTATACCCATGTATGCCTCCAAAAAACACTCTGGTGCAGGCATTCCCTGGCCCTGCAACACATCTTGTATCCACAAAACTAATAGAAACTTTGCATGGCATCGAAGGTGTTTCATACACGACTACGTCACTAAATTCTTTCTTCGTGGAAGCTCGCCAGAACACGTGGTCGAGGAGCGCTCGGAGGAGCCGGGCGAACAAGAATAGTAGTAAAAAACCTGATCCGGCGTCATTGGACGCAGACGATATTTTGTCTGGTTCTCAACCTGCTCTAACCTGCAGTTGTAGAGTCCTCGCGGACACAGCCCATGCTGATCCCGTCAATGTAGTAGAGAATCAGTGGATTTTTGGAAACGATCGGGCACTTTTCGAGAGCTTTGTGGGGCATGTCAGCCGGAAGGTTGGAATGGGTTTGCGTGGTGTAAAATAA
- a CDS encoding Beta-xylosidase encodes MSGSKSFSLLLALVSCIHVVADFGVRDGLHFSLESRATNIDGSIPTYKNPKASIEARVNDLLPRMTIEEKVAQIIQGDLNGWMDLSDPLDDTKIFNQTGLEEMMRLKGGSIWGGYLVPYDKFVFGVTVGQKYLMENTTLGIPALIQSEGLHGFTNKGTIFPSPIGLAASFDPNLVSQVSNITASEAEGLGINHMFAPVLDLSRELRWGRVEENFGEDPFLTGEMGHAFVTGLQSGRRRNASSNAIARVAATCKHFAAFGSPQGGLNIAQVSGGERELRTMFLKPFNRACVESLSIMTAYSSYDGIPAIANSHLLTDILRNEWGYKYWVTTDAGSVDLLINLHGTCDTRECAAKTALENGISGEMGGGTYTYLTLPDQIKAGTVDVKFLDATVKGMLSAKFALGLFENPYPYEDYMSFIRTPESRTVLHQADTESIVLLENRNNVLPLKKNIGSIALLGPQANRVTFGDYVFFNASLAGISPLDGFNQFITNTSSKTKINFAPGCELWSNDDSGIPAAVQAAQASDVAIVMVGTWSLDQTLLWTPGTNATTGEHVDLADLGLVGAQLKLVQAVKATGKPTIVVFVSGKPIAEPWIQENADAVVQQFYPGELGGLAIAEVIFGAVNPSGKLPVSFPRDVGTTPVFYNYLKGSRPIDAGQVLDNGQLKFGHQASQYVLNSPVPLWSFGHGLSYTTFNYTNLKVSPSTISANQDFTVTVTVKNTGEVDGKEVVQVYMTDVVSSVVTPNQELIGFQKVDIPAGKSVTVSIKVLSSQLAVWTLKNTWVVEPGAFNIKVGTSDQAFATTTLTVQ; translated from the exons ATGAGCGGTTCAAAAtccttttctcttcttttggCGCTTGTATCGTGCATCCATGTTGTAGCGGACTTTGGTGTACGTGATGGACTGCATTTCTCTTTGGAATCTAGGGCGACGAACATCGATGGGTCAATCCCGACGTATAAAAACCCAAAAGCTTCGATTGAGGCGCGCGTCAATGACTTGCTCCCGCGTATGACTATCGAGGAAAAAGTGGCTCAAAT TATTCAGGGCGACCTCAACGGGTGGATGGATCTGTCTGATCCCCTAGATGATacaaagatattcaatcaGACTGGATTA GAAGAAATGATGCGATTAAAAGGCGGTAGCATATGGGGAGGTTATCTGGTACCATACGACAAGTTTGTTTTCGGCGTCACGGTGGGACAGAAATATTTGATGGAGAATACAACCCTCGGGATCCCTGCACTTATTCAATCTGAAG GTCTTCACGGTTTTACCAACAAGGGAACCATATTTCCCTCGCCAATCGGTCTAGCGGCATCGTTTGATCCCAACTTAGTCTCACAGGTTTCCAATATAACTGCCTCTGAAGCAGAAGGACTAGGTATCAACCACATGTTTGCACCTGTATTAGACTTGTCTCGTGAACTTCGCTGGGGACGCGTTGAAGAGAATTTTGGAGAGGACCCTTTCTTGACTGGAGAAATGGGTCATGCTTTCGTTACTGGGCTCCAATCGGGCCGACGGAGGAACGCCAGTAGCAATGCTATAGCCCGTGTTGCCGCTACCTGCAAGCATTTCGCTGCTTTCGGGAGTCCTCAAGGAGGATT GAATATTGCCCAAGTATCGGGAGGCGAACGCGAATTAAGGACTATGTTCTTGAAGCCATTCAATCGCGCATGTGTCGAAAGTCTCTCCATTATGACTGCCTATTCGAGCTACGATGGTATTCCCGCGATTGCCAATTCCC ATTTGTTGACTGATATT CTTCGCAACGAGTGGGGGTATAAATATTGGGTAACAACGGACGCCGGATCTGTGGACCTTCTAATTAACCTCCATGGTACTTGCGATACAAGGGAATGCGCTGCAAAGACTGCGTTAGAAAATGGTATCAGCGGAGAGATGGGAGGCG GGACGTACACATACCTCACACTACCTG ACCAAATCAAGGCCGGCACTGTCGATGTGAAGTTCCTCGATGCCACTGTCAAGGGAATGTTGAGTGCAAAGTTTGCTCTGGGTCTCTTCGAAA ACCCTTATCCATACGAAGACTACATGTCCTTCATTCGAACTCCTGAATCAAGGACTGTTCTCCATCAAGCTGACACCGAAAGTATCGTTCTTCTTGAAAATAGAAACAATGTGCTGCCTCTCAAAAAGAACATTGGATCTATCGCTCTTCTGGGCCCACAGGCTAATCGTGTCACG TTTGGCGATTACGTATTCTTCAACGCTTCTCTGGCTGGCATATCTCCTCTCGACGGATTCAACCAATTCATCACAAATACTTCCAGTAAAACGAAGATTAATTTTGCTCCAGGGTGCGAGCTTTGGTCAAACGATGATTCGGGTATACCTGCTGCTGTCCAAGCCGCGCAGGCTTCTGACGTCGCAATTGTCATG GTTGGTACGTGGTCCCTTGATCAGACACTGCTGTGGACTCCGGGAACAAATGCCACCACTGGAGAGCATGTCGATCTCGCCGATCTTGGTCTTGTCGGTGCTCAACTCAAACTAGTACAAGCAGTAAAGGCCACAGGGAAACCCACCATAGTCGTATTTGTTAGTGGGAAACCGATCGCCGAGCCATGGATACAAGAAA ATGCCGACGCTGTCGTCCAACAATTCTATCCCGGGGAATTAGGAG GACTCGCTATTGCCGAGGTCATTTTTGGCGCGGTGAATCCGTCCG GTAAACTGCCAGTGTCGTTCCCGCGTGACGTTGGAACAACCCCAGTGTTTTACAATTACCTGAAAGGCAGCAGGCCAATTGATGCAGGTCAGGTTTTAGATAACGGACAGCTCAAGTTTGGACATCAGGCAAGTCAA TATGTCCTCAATAGCCCCGTCCCCCTTTGGAGTTTTGGACACGGCCTGAGCTATACTACCTTCAATTA CACCAATTTGAAAGTATCCCCTTCAACGATCAGCGCTAACCAAGATTTCACTGTCACCGTCACAGTTAAAAATACGGGAGAGGTAGATGGAAAAGAGGTTGTTCAG GTGTACATGACCGATGTCGTTAGCTCTGTAGTCACTCCAAATCAGGAGTTAATTGGATTTCAGAAAGTGGACATCCC GGCTGGAAAGTCGGTCACTGTTTCCATCAAGGTTCTGTCTTCCCAACTTGCGGTTTGGACTTTGAAGAACACTTGGGTAGTCGAACCAGGGGCATTCAATATCAAAGTGGGAACAAGCGATCAGGCATTTGCTACCACGACCTTGACTGTACAGTAA
- a CDS encoding Oxidoreductase BOA17 — protein sequence MVSQLVWLITGTSSGIGRDLALEALKRGEKVIATGRARSISKLEDLKSKGADIIELDVTSPLETLEEIAQKAVAIHGRIDVLVNNAGYILVGAIEESTPQETYDQFNTNVFGALNVSRAFLPYMREKRTGTVLFIGSLGGWKSSPYAGLYVATKWALRGIAETLHDEISPLGLRSICVDFGYFRTSFLQADQRAPQVSRISDYQEINETVENALQAYNGKQPGDPIKGVNILLDLVRGEGQAAGKQFPRGLSLGTDAYNVAKTASLSALERLEEWKEVSFSTDIVEN from the exons ATGGTATCACAGCTTGTCTGGCTTATAACTGGGACATC GTCGGGGATTGGTCGTGACCTTGCCCTTGAGGCCCTCAAGAGAGGTGAAAAAGTCATTGCGACTGGCAGAGCTCGATCAATAAGCAAACTTGAGGATCTCAAATCCAAAGGTGCAGATATTATCGAGTTAGATGTTACATCACCCCTAGAGACCCTGGAAGAAATTGCGCAAAAAGCGGTCGCCATACATGGAAGAATCGACGTTCTTGTCAACAATGCTG GATATATACTTGTTGGCGCTATAGAGGAAAGCAC ACCCCAAGAAACCTATGATCAGTTCAA CACTAATGTTTTTGGAGCCCTCAATGTCAGTCGGGCTTTTCTGCCATATATGAGAGAAAAACGGACTGGAACCGTCTTATTCATCGGATCACTTGGAGGTTGGAA ATCATCGCCGTATGCTGGCTTATATGTTGCCACCAAATGGGCCCTTCGAG GCATAGCGGAGACATTACACGATGAAATCTCCCCCCTTGGATTAAGAAGCATTTGTGTTGACTTTGGATACTTTCGAACCTCCTTCTTGCAGGCAGATCAGCGTGCTCCTCAAGTTTCCAGAATCTCTGATTATCAGGAAATAAATGAGACTGTAGAAAACGCTTTACAAG CTTACAACGGCAAGCAACCGGGTGACCCAATAAAGGGTGTCAACATCCTCTTAGATCTCGTACGAGGCGAGGGCCAGGCTGCAGGAAAACAGTTTCCAAGAGGACTTTCCTTAGGAACTGATGCCTATAATGTAGCTAAAACTGCATCGTTAAGTGCTCTGGAACGACTGGAGGAATGGAAGGAGGTTTCATTCAGTACAGATATTGTCGAAAATTAA
- a CDS encoding Haloacid dehalogenase-like hydrolase domain-containing protein 2 produces MMCRPHRPVISALLIDISGTLHVGKTPTPKAVDAFHRLRESSIPFRLCSNSSKESSTDLAKRLESLGFEISFQSKKEDFVYPGSHNSQILWTSIAAAAQLVKNMNLEKPLLLLSESAASEVLSQLSPNGRSALESVDNCYDSVVVGLSPSSFDYGHLNEAFRVLKGEHKCKVHDQQATPSVPLIATHKAKYIQTDDGLSLGPGPFVTALETATGVTAHVVGKPSKAFFNMVIDDIKLSEPLSDPAKLGKGAATNDRGKIAVIGDDVEADLGGGAVELGLWRVLVKTGKYRPGDETRKGIVPPDEIYDSFSDFIDSLLK; encoded by the exons ATGATGTGTAGACCCCATCGACCCGTCATCAGCGCCTTGTTAATTGACATCTCGGGGACGCTTCATGTAGGCAAAACACCAACTCCAAAAGCAGTTGACGCATTTCATAGACTCAGAGAGTCATCTATCCCTTTCCGACTCTGTAGCAACTCGAGCAAAGAGTCGTCGACAGACCTCGCCAAGCGTTTGGAGAGTTTGGGTTTCGAAATCTCCTTCCAGTCTAAGAAGGAAGATTTTGTCTATCCTGGCAGTCACAATTCGCAAATACTATGGACAAgcattgctgctgctgctcaaCTTGTCAAGAATATGAACCTTGAAAA GCCTTTGTTGCTATTGTCCGAGTCTGCTGCATCAGAAGTATTGTCTCAGTTGTCCCCAAACGGCCGGAGTGCTTTGGAATCCGTCGATAATTGTTATGACTCTGTCGTTGTTGGACtttccccctcctccttcgaTTATGGTCACCTCAATGAAGCCTTCCGTGTGCTGAAAGGAGAACATAAATGCAAAGTTCATGATCAGCAAGCCACTCCATCAGTCCCATTGATCGCAACACACAAAGCAAAGTATATTCAAACAGACGATGGTCTATCCCTAGGTCCCGGCCCATTCGTCACGGCACTTGAAACAGCGACCGGTGTAACTGCACATGTTGTAGGAAAGCCTAGCAAAGCATTCTTTAACATGGTTATCGATGATATCAAATTATCAGAACCACTCAGCGACCCTGCCAAGCTTGGCAAAGGGGCCGCCACTAACGACAGGGGCAAGATCGCCGTGATTGGCGACGACGTAGAAGCAGACCTTGGGGGCGGTGCCGTTGAGCTTGGCCTATGGCGGGTACTAG TGAAAACAGGAAAGTACCGGCCAGGCGATGAAACAAGAAAAGGGATTGTTCCTCCGGATGAAATTTACGATTCTTTTTCCGACTTTATCGATAGCCTTTTGAAGTAA